Genomic window (Pradoshia sp. D12):
AATTGCTTAAGAATTGGGCAAAACCTATCCATAAAGGCATTTCTAGAGGTCTAGAAACGCTGGATATTCAATATAAACCATCCATAGAGGTATCAGAATCTATGGACTTGTCGAAAATAGTAGAAAGATTTCAGGAAAAATTTGATAAAATAAGTACTAGAGAAAAAGAACGAGGCACAACATTAATTGGTCCACATAGAGATGACCTGCAATTCTTCGTCAATGGTCATGATGTGCAAACGTTTGGGTCGCAAGGCCAGCAAAGAACAACAGCCTTATCTTTAAAATTAGCTGAAATTGAGCTGATTCATTCAGAAATCAATGAATATCCAATTCTTTTGCTTGATGATGTTCTATCTGAATTGGATGATTACAGACAATCGCATTTGTTGAATACCATTCAAGGTAAGGTACAAACCTTTGTAACGACTACAAGTGTAGACGGAATCGATCATCAAACATTGAGAGAAGCTGCAACCTTTCAAGTGAAAAGCGGAACAATGTCCAGATTGAAATGAGGTGGTTAAGATGTATCTTCATGTCGGAAATGATACTGTAATTAAGACTAGTGAACTAGTTACGGCACTTGATGCCAAAATGCTAACAGATTCACCTGTATTACAGAGATTTTTAGATGAAAATAAAGTTATTGATCTGGCTGAAGGTAATACAAAATCAATTGTGGTTACAGTTCATCACATCTATCTCTCACCAATTGGACTAACTGCTTTGAAAAGAAAATCAGCAAAGATGTCTACGTTGTAACACAATCGATAAGATACGAAATAAATGCATGAAAAGTGTAGGTGAAATGGTTTGACAATGGAGCAAAAAGAAATACAAAAAGAATCCTATGATGAAAACCAGATACAAATACTTGAAGGGCTAGAGGCAGTACGTAAAAGGCCTGGTATGTATATTGGTTCCACAAGTTCCAGAGGGCTTCACCATTTAGTCTGGGAAATTGTTGATAACAGTATTGATGAAGCACTGGCAGGATATTGTGATGAAATCAATGTATTCATCAATAAAGACAATAGTATTACGGTTAAGGATAATGGTCGTGGTATTCCTGTTGGTATACACGAAAAAGTAGGCCGTCCTGCAGTAGAAGTCATTATGACAACTTTACATGCCGGTGGTAAATTTGGCGGTGGAGGCTACAAAGTCTCCGGCGGTCTTCATGGTGTGGGTGCTTCAGTTGTTAATGCCCTGTCTACTGAATTGTCTGTCCAAGTAGAACGTGAAGGGAAAATTCATCTTCAACGTTTTGAAAGAGGTACACCAAAAGGCGAGCTTGAGATTTTAGGCGAATCCGATCGTACTGGTACAACTATTACATTTAAACCTGATGGTGAAATTTTTACGGAAACTCTTATATATGAATATGAGATTTTGGCGGTAAGGTTAAGGGAATTAGCCTTCTTAAACCGTGGTATTAAAATCACGATTAAGGATGAACGTGAAGATGGTAAAGAAAATGAATATTACTATGAAGGCGGCATTAAATCCTATGTAGAACATCTAAATCGTACGAGAGAGGTACTTCACGAAGAACCAATCTATGTCGAGGGTGCTAAAGATGGGATTTCTGTTGAGGTTGCTTTGCAATACAATGATAGTTTTACAAGTAATATTTATTCATTTGCTAATAATATCCATACCTATGAAGGTGGAGCACACGAATCTGGATTTAAAACAGCCTTAACTCGTGTAATAAATGATTATGCAAGGAAATACGGCATTTTCAAGGAAAATGACCAAAATTTAACCGGTGAAGATGTTCGCGAAGGCCTAACTGCGATTGTATCGATCAAACACCCTGATCCGCAGTTCGAAGGACAAACGAAAACTAAACTTGGTAACTCTGAGGCAAGAACGATTACTGACTCCATTTTCTCTGAAAAAATGGAGAAATTCATGCTTGAAAATCCTAGTGTCGCAAGAAAAATTATCGATAAAGGATTAATGGCTGCCAGAGCGAGAGCAGCAGCCAAAAAGGCTAGAGAGCTAACAAGAAGAAAGAGTGCATTGGAGATTTCCAACTTACCAGGGAAATTGGCTGACTGTTCTTCAAAAGATCCATCCATTAGCGAAATTTACATCGTTGAGGGTGATTCTGCTGGCGGATCGGCAAAATCTGGCCGTGATCGACACTTCCAGGCCATTTTGCCTTTACGCGGTAAAATACTAAACGTGGAAAAAGCGCGTCTGGATAGAATTCTTGGCAATCAAGAGATCAGAATGATTGTAACAGCTCTGGGAACTGGTATTGGTGAGGATTTTGATATTACGAAGGCACGATATCATAAAGTTGTCATCATGACTGATGCCGATGTCGACGGTGCCCATATCAGAACCTTATTGTTGACGTTCTTCTATCGTTATATGCGACCGATTATTGAAAATGGTTATATCTATATTGCTCAGCCACCGTTATACAAAATACAGCAAGGCAAGCGTATAATGTATGCTTATAATGATCGAGAGCTGGAAAGTATTATGAGTGAGCTCCCTAGCCAGCCAAAACCTGGTCTACAGCGTTATAAAGGTTTGGGTGAAATGAATGCAACACAGTTATGGGATACAACGATGGATCCGGAGCACAGAACATTGTTGCAGGTTAGTCTAGAAGATGCAATCGATGCAGATGAAACCTTTGAAATGCTTATGGGCGACAAAGTCGAACCGCGTCGGAATTTCATTGAAGAAAATGCGTTACAAG
Coding sequences:
- the remB gene encoding extracellular matrix regulator RemB, with translation MYLHVGNDTVIKTSELVTALDAKMLTDSPVLQRFLDENKVIDLAEGNTKSIVVTVHHIYLSPIGLTALKRKSAKMSTL
- the gyrB gene encoding DNA topoisomerase (ATP-hydrolyzing) subunit B; translated protein: MEQKEIQKESYDENQIQILEGLEAVRKRPGMYIGSTSSRGLHHLVWEIVDNSIDEALAGYCDEINVFINKDNSITVKDNGRGIPVGIHEKVGRPAVEVIMTTLHAGGKFGGGGYKVSGGLHGVGASVVNALSTELSVQVEREGKIHLQRFERGTPKGELEILGESDRTGTTITFKPDGEIFTETLIYEYEILAVRLRELAFLNRGIKITIKDEREDGKENEYYYEGGIKSYVEHLNRTREVLHEEPIYVEGAKDGISVEVALQYNDSFTSNIYSFANNIHTYEGGAHESGFKTALTRVINDYARKYGIFKENDQNLTGEDVREGLTAIVSIKHPDPQFEGQTKTKLGNSEARTITDSIFSEKMEKFMLENPSVARKIIDKGLMAARARAAAKKARELTRRKSALEISNLPGKLADCSSKDPSISEIYIVEGDSAGGSAKSGRDRHFQAILPLRGKILNVEKARLDRILGNQEIRMIVTALGTGIGEDFDITKARYHKVVIMTDADVDGAHIRTLLLTFFYRYMRPIIENGYIYIAQPPLYKIQQGKRIMYAYNDRELESIMSELPSQPKPGLQRYKGLGEMNATQLWDTTMDPEHRTLLQVSLEDAIDADETFEMLMGDKVEPRRNFIEENALQVKNLDI